GTCCCTGGCGGTAATGCGGATGGTGGCGAAAGCGTCGTTGGCCGAGGCGGTGAAATGCTCCGTCTTACGCCGCTGGATGTCCTTTGGCAATTTGCCGCTGCCAGCTGTTTTCAGCTGCTTCACCATGTCGGGACGGAGCTGGGAAACCAGGCCGAGGATGTGTTCGGTTTTAAGATACTCAAAGCTCTGTCCATACACCGTGCAGCAGACCGCCACATAGCAGGCAAAGCGCAGCAGCTCTTCATCCGCATCCTCGGGGCGCAATTCCGGCAGTACCGTGCAGGGCGGAAAGACGGTAAAGCCATCATCCCGCTCTCCCACAAGGAAGTAGCGTTCCTGTACCTGCTTTTCTATGTACTTCTCCAATGTATAGTGGATCTCCTGCCAGCCCACCAGCCGCCGCATGGCGTCGCAGAGAGAGACAGCATCCTCACAGGGAAATCCTTTCAACGGCAGCTCGGTCAGATACCGCTCCAGCAGCTGATCAGGGAGAAATGGCGTCCCGTTGTGGTTTCGCACCACGGTCGGGTAGGCGGAGTGATTTTCACGGGCGGTGCCGTTCAGCACATCCTGAATGCAGAGATCCGCCTCCGCCAGTACTTCTGGTGAAGTGTCCGGTTTATGTATCAGATAATAACGGTCATTTACACCATCGCGCTTTGGTAAGCTCATGCTTGATCACCTCTGTTTAGACAATAAAAAATCCCCGCGACACCCTGTCACTTGGACAGGCTGACGCAGGGCATGAAAAGGCCGCAAGGGAGACGCCACATCCACCAGCGGATGTGGTTTCTTCTTCAGCCAAAATCAATTTTTCATATTTGAACAGAACAGCCGTGGACTGTCCCAGTTTTTCTTCCATAGCAAGACCTCGGGTTACAAATTTCTAAATGGGTATACTTTACTATTTTATTATATCACATCATCTGTTTTCTTTGGAAGAGAGATTTGCTCCTCAGCCAAATTTGTGATGTGGATTTTTCCCTTTCTCTTTCCTGTCCCGGCATACTCCAGCAGTTCTCTGGCATTGCTGGCCGGATGCCGCACATAGGCGATGAGAAAATCGCTGCGCTCCACCATATATCGGTTTGCGCGGACGATGGCAAGCCGTTTGGGGACCGTTTCCAGATCCGGCGGATAGAACAGAGCGTCGAACGCCTCTGGCAGATCCACCTTTCTGTTGACTGGGTAATATGGGGTCATCAGCATCAGCGTAATATCCGGGTGCGCTCGCTTGGCCTGCGACAGTGCCCAGATCACCAGACGGTCGAAGTTGCCATACCGCCCCACCACAAATTCAGATACGCCATATTCCGTGATATGGCGCTCTATGGTTTCAAGCAGGGTTGGGTACACCCGATCTGGTGTCTCCCTATGCCCTATAAAGAAGCAGCTTCCCATCTGACAGCCCTCATACACAGTCGCAGTCATATTTTATTGATTGTGATTCATAATAGAACTATAAAGCCAACGCCCATTTTAATAATTATATCACTAATTATTCGTTGTGTGAAGCGAAAGTTGATGATTTAAGTGCGAACCCGCGACGCTCCCTTATATTAAAATAATAAGTAGAGATTGGAGGGAGAGGATCATGGACGATAACCGCCGCTATGAAGCGTTTGTGCGGAACCGCATCACAGAGCTGCGGGAACAGAAGGGCGTTTCTGAGCATCGGATGAGCCTGGAGCTTGGAAAGAGCGGCTCCTACATCAGAAGCATCACCAATGGAATTTCTATGCCCTCTCTCCGGGAGCTGTTCAACATCATGGAATACTTTGATTTGACGCCAACTCTTTTCTTTGCTCCTATGGACGATCCGGATTCCCTGCGTGGGATCATAGGCAAGAAGCTGCTTGCCCTGCCGGATGAAGACTTGGAGAAAGTAGCTGTTTTTCTGGACTGGATCAGAAAATAACCGCTCCTACTGGCGTTTGACATGAAAAATATGCCGCTCAGTCAGTTCCTGATAGTTTCTGACATGGGCGGTTTCTTTTTTGCGCTCTTGGGGGAAAGAACTTCCGGCTATTGAAATTTCAAGCTCTTTCCACTAAAATGGATTTCATCGTCTGTTATCAACCGTTCCGATTACAAAGCGAGGTAGGAAAAAATGAACCAAAAAGAAATCAATGAGCTGCGGCGCCGTTTTCGCCCGGAAAAAAGCGCCATCAGCCGTGTTTATGGATGCTATGTCAACAGCAGTAAAGAGATCGTTTCCGATCTGGACGAATCCCTGGGCATGATGCCGCAGGAGGAGTCCGAGAAGTATTTGAGCCTTTTGAAGAAGGGACTGTCCGGTTCCCTGGGGAAAAACCTCATTGATATCGTATTCTCCACTCAGCAGGTAGTGGACAGTGAGGAACACCGCCTGCTCACCACACTGCGGGATTCCCAGCTTAAGGACAACGAGGCCCGCCAGACCTTTTACCACAAGGTAATTGACAGTCTGGACATGGGGGACAGCAGTTACCTGTTGCTCCTGACCTGTGACAGCTACGATGTTCCCCATCGGGGCAAGGATGATTCCCTGCAAGCGGATGCCTCGGATGAGGTGTTCACCTACATCGTCTGTGTTGTGTGCCCCATCAAGGAGGGCAAGGTAGAGTTGGGATATTTTCCCGGTGACAATGAATTCCACTGTGCTGCCGGGCAAACCGTCGCTCCTCCTGAGCTGGGTTTTCTCTTCCCGGCATTCGATGACCGGGCAGCAAATATCTATAACGCTCTCTTTTACAGCAGGAAGGCCAATGAAATTCACCAGGAGTTCATTGACGCGATCTTCCATGTGGAAGCGCCGATGTCTGCCGTTGAGCAGAAGGAAGCATTCCAGTCAGCTCTGAGCGATGCGTTTGACTGCAGTCTGGAAGTGATGCAGACTGTTCATGAACAGCTGCGTGAGAAAATCAAGGAGCACAGGGAGAGCAGGAGTTCGGAACCTCTGGAGATGAGTGCCTCAGAAATAGGGCAAATCCTTCAAAGCTGCGGGATTGCGGATGAACAGGTGGCAGCATTCCAGGAAAACTGCGGCGAGCAGTTTGGTTCGGGGGTTGTCCTGAATCCGGCAAACCTGATCGACAGCAGCCGCTTTGAGATCAAGACACCTGAGATCACCATTTCTGCTGATCCAGAGTATAGTTACCTGGTGGAAACTCAAATTATCAACGGGCGCAAGTACCTCCTAATCCCTACTGAAGATGGCGTGGAGGTCAACGGTTTTGCTGTCAGCATTACAGCTGCACAGAAAGACGATTAAATTTCAAAAGCCGGACACAACGCAAGGCGGTATAACCTTTAAGGCCAGATATTGTTTGTTATTTTCTGTCTTAAATAAAATCCTTAGAGTGGGCGCTTCTGGTTGGTTCATTATGAACCGGGACTCGGTTCACATGATATGTAGACCCTCCCCTTGGCGGGAGGGTCTGCTTTTTACAGGCTATCTCACCAGACGGTTTCTTGCTTCCAGTGCTGATGCGCAGTCATGGCCTGTCAAATACTGTGCCGCATCCAGCCATTCCTGTTCGCTGCATGCACCTAAAGGGATCGCGGCAGTGAGCCTGTGCAGCCGTTCACTTTGCTGGAACAGCCGAAGATCAGAAAGAATTCCGCATCCCATTTGATAAGCCAAATAATCCAGTAGATCGATCTCAACCAGCATTGGACACCTCCGTCATACCACATGATACAGATTGGAAGTAAGACTCCCATTCTCCCGCCAGCGTGGGTCCTTTTGCAGCAGACCAGCCCTGCAGAGATCATCCAGTGCCCGCTTGACCGTAGAGCGGGAAAGCCCCAACTCCAGAGCAATGGTTCTGATGGCCGGCCAGCAGCGTCCCTCGCTGTCTGCCCGATCCTTGAGGTACATATAGACGCTCTTGGCTCTGTGGCTTAGATTGGAATTGTAGATATTTCTAAAGCTGTTCATTCTGTTTCCCTCCGTCAAGGCCGAAATACCGTTTTGCGGGAATCCGGTGCGGCCTGAATTCCCTGAGCCATACCGCCAGCGGATGTGCCGCCTCCCTGCGGCTGCTCACTATCCATTACAATCGTCCCATAGTGGCGGCGGATGATGGACTCCTCCAACTCCTGTTTGTCAGCATAGGCAACGAACCGCTGGGCCTTCTCCGGTACTTCATAGGGCATGCCGAACCGGATGCCCCAGTCAAGGAACAGCCGCAGTTTGACCTTCATTGGGTGGACGCCGGTCTTGGCCACAATAAAGCTGCCCTTGGGCATGGACTTAAGTTCATCCGGGGTCATGAGGGGACGCTCCATCATCTGGAGGGACTGGCTGGGATCGTTTTTTCCGCGGGAGATACTGCCGCTCATTACCGTCCGGCTGCCCAAAGATTTGGACAGTTCCACCGCGGTCTGACTGGCCGGGGCGAAGCCGCCGTAAAGGTTGACCTGGCAGTTGTCCACGATGATCTCAGAGCCCTCTTTTCCATAGTTTTTCTGCAGCTGTCCCGTAATGCTCTGGACGATAGGCACCAGCATGAGTCCTCTGGACCGGGAGGCGGAAAACATCAGTTCCAGCGACTGAATGGGCGGGCAGGTGCCCAACTCGTCCGCGAAGAAGACCACCCGGTTCTTGAGCCGGCCGCCGTTCTCGTCGGCCACAGTGAGGATCTCCCGATACAGGTTTTGGAGGATCAGGCTGACCATAAAATACTTGGTCTGGTCCTCCTCGGGCAGTACGATAAAGATGGCGGATTTCTCATTGCAAAACTTCTCCGCGTCAATGGCGGTGTCAAAGCAGAGGATCTGCTCCATCTCCGAGTCGAGGAAGGCGTTTAGGCGGGACAGTACCGTTGAGATTACGGAGGCCATGGCCTGCTCCGCCGTGTTGAGGGCGGACCCGGCAAACCAGCGGGCCTTATGATTAGGCGGGAGCTTTTCCAGCAGGAGCTGGAACTGATTCTTTCCCTTCACCCGGCTGGGGGCCAGCAGTTCCTGCACCAACTTGAACACCGACACGATGTGGCGCTTTTCAATGGGATTGCCGTCCGCGTCCTCGGTGGGCAGGTACTCGGCCACCAGCAGGAACATGGCAGTCAGAAGGCCCTCGGCGGAATCGTAGAAAAAAGCATTCTGCCCATACTGGGCGCTGTCGCCGCCGCTGGTGTTGATGAGGGTCTTGGCGAGGATCTTGGAGTATTTCTCTGCCTTGGCCTTTGCCGCCAGGTTTTTGGGGTCGGCTTTATAGATATCCATGTACTTGTTGATCAGATGAAGCAGGTTGTTGCCGTCCGAGCGGGTGGGATTACGCAGATCCAACACGGCGATTTGGTATCCGTAGCAGTCCTTGGCAATACCGGCATAATTGCGGAACAGGTCGCCCTTGGTATCCGTGCAGAGGAAGGACATCCCGCTGGCGAGGGCATATTCGATGTTGGGGTACAAAAAGAACGCGGTCTTTCCGGCGCCGCTGGCGGCGGTGACCATGGCGTGGATGTCATCGGTGTCCACCAGAGCTGTAACATGGTCTTTGGGCCCTTCGCAGCCAAGGACAAGGCCCTGCTTTTCCGGCAGATGCTCTCCCTTGCGCCACAGCTCTGGTTCAAAAGGGACATGGGCATAGGTCTGCCGAATCTCCTGTTTGGTAGCCCAGCGTGCGGTTCCGTGCTGGCCGTCGCCCACAGTCTTGGATTTGATTCCGTCAAGGGTATAGTAATGGGAGAGAAACGCGAGGCCGCCGATCACGAGAAACATGATGGCGCCTACCACGATAAGTGTTATAACTTGCGTTGGCACATGATCCTCCTTTTGATATCTACGCCTTAATATCAGAAGGGGATGTTCAGTTTTCGCTTTGTCTGCTATAATAAATTGGTATGAGGTGATTGCTTTGATTTGCGCATGTGACCATTGCTACTATCTGTTTGAGGCGCCGGAACTGCCGGAGCAATGCCCGGACTGTGGAAAGCAGGCAACCCGGCCAGCCAATAAGCAGGAGCGGGCAGAATATCTCAGCAGACAAACAAGCAGCCAGGAAGATGCGGAGGAGTGGGACTGAGCCATTCCTCCGCTTTGCTGTTTCAGGCTTAGGCCATCACTGGCTCAGTTTCCCTCTGGGTCTTTTCCTCTTTCTGCCGCCGTTTGATCTCGTCGGCCTCGTACTTGACCGGCACCTTGGCACAGGAGATGGCCAGCTCCAGCCATGCGCTGGCCACCTCTTTTTTCTCTGCCTGGGTACGGATACCCTGGCGATTGTTCTTGGCCAATACGCTTTGGAATTGCATGGCGATCTCATCCGCCCGGTTCTTGAGGATACTCCGGTTCTGGTGAGGCAGGATGTGGCTTTCTAAAAACCGGACTCCCTGCTCAACGGTCAGCGCGGTACCCATCTGTTTGCACTCCCGCAGCACCACCGAGAGGGACAGCGCCGCCATGGTTTCCATGTGCTCCATCGCCTGGTCAAAGCGTCCCCAATGAAGGTCGTTCCGGTACTGCAGGAGCAGGCCGGGGATTTGATAAGCCGCCCGGTCCGGCTGAACTTCCTTGCACCTGGTCCCGATTCGCTGGCAGACGAGGTCTGCCGCCACAAACTGCGGATGCTCCTCGGCGGGCTGTGCCTCCAGTCCATGCCGTGCTTTCAGATCCTCGTCCCAGTCTTTGTATTCGGATTGCAGCGGGGCAATTTGAGAATAGCCATGCTCCCGCAGAACATCCGAGAGCCGGCCGACGGCCTCAATTCCGGCAGCGTCGTGGTCCAGGCAGAGGATGGTTTTCCGCAGATTTGGATTTTTCTCCAGCATCCACAGCATGGCATGTTCCGCCGTACCACAGAGAGCCACATAGCTGTGCTGCTGCCAGCCGTCCGGGTACAGGGTGAGAAAGGCAAGCAGATCGATGGGGGCCTCGAATACATAGAGACGGTCGCTGGTACCGACCCAGTGGAAACTGCACCGGGGATCACTGCCCTCTATGTTGCCCCGGTAGCTTTTGCCTTGGGTATAGAGCCCCCGCTTGTGGGCATGACGGGCAACGCCGCGTTCATCGAATCCGACGAACACGGCGTTGTGATACACCTTTGTCTGATCTATGGACAATTCCCGGCTCTCATAGATCAGTCCCTTCTGTGCGAAAGCGCTTAGTACCTCCCGGCTGATGTGCCTCTGCTGGAGCAGATAAGCATATACCCGCCGCATGGCCTGGTTTGAGGGAGGCAGGGCAAATTCCTTTGGCGGCTCTTTTTCTTTTTTCTCCGCCGGTATATACACCTCCCCCTGTTCACCATTGAGCAGACGGGTCACTGCTTCAGGGTAAGTCAGGCCGTAGAAATTTTGGACAAAGGAGATTGCATGGCCACCCCTTTCTGCAGCATGATCATACCACTCATTCCCATGCACAGTAATACTGTGATCTGAGGTGAGGCGTTTGTCCTGGCCGGAGGAGATGAGTTTCTCTCCCTGCCGGCGCAGGAACTCCACCAGGTCAACGGAGTTGGCACGGAGTTTTTGGTCCTCTGTGAAGTGGATATATGGCACGCTACATCCCTCCTTATCAAAAAAGAGACCGCAGTATGCGGCCTCTCAAATCTGTGTTAATTCATTCGGTTGGTTGGCATCTTTCGGAGCTCTTGGACTTGATCCCAACGCCCATAGACCACAGCGATAGTGTGACTGGAAAGGTGCCTGAAAGGGTAACTGAAAAAGAGAAAAAGATTTCAGAACTTCTTGTTGAAGCTCCAGAGGCTATTAATGGGAGTCCGCAGGTTCATACCTCATATGCCTCTCACTGATTCCTTCCCTTGAGTTTCCGGTGGAACAGAACAGGTCTGCACGGGATTGGCTTTTGCCTTTTCAGCCCTTGAATGCCTTTTGGCTGCGCCAATAAAATCTGCTGTTTAAACTGCACTTTCTGTTTCAAAAGATTACCTCCCTTATAGCTGCATTTCCGGCTCATGGTCATCCGCCTTGTGGCCCTGAGCGATCTTCTTCGCCTTGATTTTTCGTAGGAGCTTCCGATCCACCGCGACCCGAACGCCACCGGAGGGCGGTGGTTGGTTTTGCTCCTGGAAAATGTTGGCCAGATGGTGGAACAGCGAAATGACGGCCGCCACAGGAGGCTGGCCCAAGCGGTCATCCATGTGTTTCAGGAAATATTGAGCATATTCATTGCCCTGATCCGCTGCCAGCTGGAACCACTTGATCGCACTGGATCTATCTTTTGGGACCTCCTTCCCAAGCAGATAGAGCTTGCCGAGGGCATACTGGGCGTATTGATTGCCCTGTTCCGCTGCGGCGGTGAGCCAGCGGATGGCGGCTTTCACATCCTTTGGCGCATCTTCCCCCTGGAGCAGCAGCTTGCCCAGCCGGTACTGCGCAAACTGATTACCCCGGCCTGCTGACCGCTTCAGCAGACTTAGTGCTTTTACGCTGTCTTTGGGTGCATCTTCTCCTGTGAGATAGACCAGAGCCAGGGCGTATTCCGCATACCCGTTCTCCTGTTTGGCCGCGGCAGTAAGCCAGCGGATGGCGGTTATTACATCCTTTGGGATACCGTCGTCTCCCTTCAGCAGCAGTTTTCCCAGGCGGTACTGGGCAAACTGGTTCCCAAGTTCCGCAGCGTATGTGAGCCATTTCAGTGCGGCCGCCGGGTCTCTGGGCAGGGCTGCGTCACCGGCAAGATACAGCTTGCCAAGAGCAAAGGCGGCGAAGCTGTTTTCCTTCGTTGCCGCAAGTGTGAACAGAGCCACCGCCTTTTGAATGTCTTTTTCCACGCCCTGACCATCCCGATAGATTTTGCCGAGCGCGTATTGAGCACAGTCCTGGCCGGCTTCCGCCGCCTTTGTCAGCCGCTCCAATGCCTGGGCTGTCTGCTCCGGTGTAGAGGATGGATCATTGAAAATCATCCGGGCCAGTTGGTACTGCGCGTGGGGATTGTCCAGTTTGGACGCCTGTTCAAACCACTCCCTGGCTGCCGTCTCATCTTTACCAGTCCCTACACCATGGAGGAGCATCCATCCGATGCGGTACTGCAATTTATCGTCATGGCTCTGCTGTTCCAATTCGAGAAATCCGGCGAAGGCTTGCCGGTACCACTGTTCCGACGCTTCGGCGTCCTTCTCACAGCCAATGCCGTCCCGATACATCTTTCCTAACTCGTAGGCGGCATAGGGGAAGTCCTGCTGTGCGGAGGCTGTGTATAACTCCAGCGCCCGCGCATCGTCCTGTTCCACACCCTGTCCACGGCGAAACAGGCCGGCAAGGGAATATTGCGCATACTTGTACCCTTTGTCTGCGGAAAGTTGGAACCACCGGGCGGCATCACCATAGTCCTGCTCACAGCCGAGGCCCGCGGCATACAGTTTGCCGATCCGGTACTCCGCATAGCGTTTTTTCTTCTGCCTCTCAACAGCATAGAAAGCGGCCAGCGCCTTGCTGTACCACACATGGGCGGCCTGCATATCAATCTTCCGGCCCAGCCCGTCCGCAAGCATCCGGCCCAGATCGTGCATGGCCAGCGCATTGCCTTTTTGCGCCTCCTGTTGGAACAGGGTAAACGCCTGCTCAAGATCCTGGGGCTGATCCTTGCCGCCAAACAAACAGCGGCGGGCCAGGCGGTACTCATCGCTCCAGTTCATCTGCGCTTTGGCTGGCGCAGACACCGTTTTGTCTGGGACATCGTCCGGTGGGGACTCCGAGAAATCATTCCAGTCATTATCAGGCTGGGGCGCCTCCGGCAGCGGCGCTTCTTCCTGGTCCTCCACAGGGACACGGTCTTGCTGGTCATCTGGATGGAAAACCTGCTGGCGCGCCCCCAGTGTTACCGCTTCCTCAATGACGATGTTTTTGATCCGCTTGAATGCCTTCTGCTGGGAAAGGGGAAGGCGTGGAGGCAGGTCATCCTTGTAGGTACGCAGCACATCTTCCCGCAGCTCATACCACAGGGCATAGGCTGCGGCGACACATGGCTCTTTGGCCAGCTCGTCCACAATCTCATCCACTACAGCCTTCAGCGGAGCCTTGAGGTAGCCGTACTGCTTCCGGCCTCCGGTGTGCCGCAGGCGTTCCGCCAGATGCTCCATGAGCTTCTCCATGCGGTGGTTGACCACGGCGCCGCTCCACATCTGTTCAATTAACTGCTCCAGCATAGAGCGGGCATCCTCATTCAGCGTGTCCCTACTCTGGGTCTGCTGCTGGTAAAGCTCTGTCAGCTCCTGCCGGAAGATCTCTTTTGCCAGTCCCGACTTGATTTGGGCGATGCCCTGCGTGGTGAGAAAGCCTTTCGACGGATCGGCGCTGTAGCAGACCATGTGGATATGGGGATGGTGTGCTTCATCATGGAATGCAGCGTACCACCGAAAATCCTCCCAGGGGATCTTCATCGCCTCCGCCATTTCCATGGCATACTCGGAGAGCAGTGCTTTCCATTCTTCCGCCTTATCATAGCCGAGACGGGCAGCGTCTTCCCGCCGCAGAGAGATGATGGGCAGCCACACATTACCGGGGTGGGCCGCGACCGCTTCCGCTACCTGCGCCAGTACGAGCTGATCTTCCTCACCGGTAAACAATCCATGGGAACCGACGCGCTGGGCGCGGGGGCGGGTGGCGATGTACTTCAGATAGTTATCCTTCTTGGCGATCTGGTTATAGTTGTCCTCCAGAGCGCGAGTGATGAACTCCGATGCGTTGGTGCGTGTCGGCTCGGCCGCATAGTCCTCGTATTCAAACATCCCACGGCTGAGCGGGAAGTCCCGCAGGATCTGTTCCACCATCTTTTTCTGCTTTGAGGTGGCCGGCCACTCACTGCGTCCCGGATCGATGCGCTCCACACCATTCCGTGTGGCCATATATTTCACATAGTTTTCAAGATGAGCGGTGGCGGAGGAGGTACCGCCCTTGATGTAGGGGCACTTGAAAATCAGGCGCGGCACAGACTGTCACCACCTTTGTGCATCACTCCACGCCCCGCTGGTAGTCGATGGCGTCCTTGAAGCTGATGCGCCCATTGGTCTGCTTCACTTCACGGACGGACCGGGCGCGGAGTGTCTTGAGATCCTCGTCACTGATTTCCATGCCCGCCGCCAGTACATTCATCATCATGTTGACCTCCACCGCCAGTTTGAAGAGCAGGCGGGCGATGCGGTTCTCACTGTCCTGGACGGTTCCGCGCATGGCTGCCACCAGTGCGGGCGGCAGATATGCTGTGGCTTCCTTGCCGGAAACATAGCCGGCATAGAAGCGGATTGCCTTTTCAAT
This DNA window, taken from Dysosmobacter welbionis, encodes the following:
- a CDS encoding type IV secretory system conjugative DNA transfer family protein, with the translated sequence MPTQVITLIVVGAIMFLVIGGLAFLSHYYTLDGIKSKTVGDGQHGTARWATKQEIRQTYAHVPFEPELWRKGEHLPEKQGLVLGCEGPKDHVTALVDTDDIHAMVTAASGAGKTAFFLYPNIEYALASGMSFLCTDTKGDLFRNYAGIAKDCYGYQIAVLDLRNPTRSDGNNLLHLINKYMDIYKADPKNLAAKAKAEKYSKILAKTLINTSGGDSAQYGQNAFFYDSAEGLLTAMFLLVAEYLPTEDADGNPIEKRHIVSVFKLVQELLAPSRVKGKNQFQLLLEKLPPNHKARWFAGSALNTAEQAMASVISTVLSRLNAFLDSEMEQILCFDTAIDAEKFCNEKSAIFIVLPEEDQTKYFMVSLILQNLYREILTVADENGGRLKNRVVFFADELGTCPPIQSLELMFSASRSRGLMLVPIVQSITGQLQKNYGKEGSEIIVDNCQVNLYGGFAPASQTAVELSKSLGSRTVMSGSISRGKNDPSQSLQMMERPLMTPDELKSMPKGSFIVAKTGVHPMKVKLRLFLDWGIRFGMPYEVPEKAQRFVAYADKQELEESIIRRHYGTIVMDSEQPQGGGTSAGGMAQGIQAAPDSRKTVFRP
- a CDS encoding DUF3991 and toprim domain-containing protein, with product MPYIHFTEDQKLRANSVDLVEFLRRQGEKLISSGQDKRLTSDHSITVHGNEWYDHAAERGGHAISFVQNFYGLTYPEAVTRLLNGEQGEVYIPAEKKEKEPPKEFALPPSNQAMRRVYAYLLQQRHISREVLSAFAQKGLIYESRELSIDQTKVYHNAVFVGFDERGVARHAHKRGLYTQGKSYRGNIEGSDPRCSFHWVGTSDRLYVFEAPIDLLAFLTLYPDGWQQHSYVALCGTAEHAMLWMLEKNPNLRKTILCLDHDAAGIEAVGRLSDVLREHGYSQIAPLQSEYKDWDEDLKARHGLEAQPAEEHPQFVAADLVCQRIGTRCKEVQPDRAAYQIPGLLLQYRNDLHWGRFDQAMEHMETMAALSLSVVLRECKQMGTALTVEQGVRFLESHILPHQNRSILKNRADEIAMQFQSVLAKNNRQGIRTQAEKKEVASAWLELAISCAKVPVKYEADEIKRRQKEEKTQRETEPVMA
- the mobP3 gene encoding MobP3 family relaxase, which translates into the protein MPRLIFKCPYIKGGTSSATAHLENYVKYMATRNGVERIDPGRSEWPATSKQKKMVEQILRDFPLSRGMFEYEDYAAEPTRTNASEFITRALEDNYNQIAKKDNYLKYIATRPRAQRVGSHGLFTGEEDQLVLAQVAEAVAAHPGNVWLPIISLRREDAARLGYDKAEEWKALLSEYAMEMAEAMKIPWEDFRWYAAFHDEAHHPHIHMVCYSADPSKGFLTTQGIAQIKSGLAKEIFRQELTELYQQQTQSRDTLNEDARSMLEQLIEQMWSGAVVNHRMEKLMEHLAERLRHTGGRKQYGYLKAPLKAVVDEIVDELAKEPCVAAAYALWYELREDVLRTYKDDLPPRLPLSQQKAFKRIKNIVIEEAVTLGARQQVFHPDDQQDRVPVEDQEEAPLPEAPQPDNDWNDFSESPPDDVPDKTVSAPAKAQMNWSDEYRLARRCLFGGKDQPQDLEQAFTLFQQEAQKGNALAMHDLGRMLADGLGRKIDMQAAHVWYSKALAAFYAVERQKKKRYAEYRIGKLYAAGLGCEQDYGDAARWFQLSADKGYKYAQYSLAGLFRRGQGVEQDDARALELYTASAQQDFPYAAYELGKMYRDGIGCEKDAEASEQWYRQAFAGFLELEQQSHDDKLQYRIGWMLLHGVGTGKDETAAREWFEQASKLDNPHAQYQLARMIFNDPSSTPEQTAQALERLTKAAEAGQDCAQYALGKIYRDGQGVEKDIQKAVALFTLAATKENSFAAFALGKLYLAGDAALPRDPAAALKWLTYAAELGNQFAQYRLGKLLLKGDDGIPKDVITAIRWLTAAAKQENGYAEYALALVYLTGEDAPKDSVKALSLLKRSAGRGNQFAQYRLGKLLLQGEDAPKDVKAAIRWLTAAAEQGNQYAQYALGKLYLLGKEVPKDRSSAIKWFQLAADQGNEYAQYFLKHMDDRLGQPPVAAVISLFHHLANIFQEQNQPPPSGGVRVAVDRKLLRKIKAKKIAQGHKADDHEPEMQL
- a CDS encoding DUF4317 domain-containing protein, giving the protein MNQKEINELRRRFRPEKSAISRVYGCYVNSSKEIVSDLDESLGMMPQEESEKYLSLLKKGLSGSLGKNLIDIVFSTQQVVDSEEHRLLTTLRDSQLKDNEARQTFYHKVIDSLDMGDSSYLLLLTCDSYDVPHRGKDDSLQADASDEVFTYIVCVVCPIKEGKVELGYFPGDNEFHCAAGQTVAPPELGFLFPAFDDRAANIYNALFYSRKANEIHQEFIDAIFHVEAPMSAVEQKEAFQSALSDAFDCSLEVMQTVHEQLREKIKEHRESRSSEPLEMSASEIGQILQSCGIADEQVAAFQENCGEQFGSGVVLNPANLIDSSRFEIKTPEITISADPEYSYLVETQIINGRKYLLIPTEDGVEVNGFAVSITAAQKDD
- a CDS encoding helix-turn-helix domain-containing protein; translation: MNSFRNIYNSNLSHRAKSVYMYLKDRADSEGRCWPAIRTIALELGLSRSTVKRALDDLCRAGLLQKDPRWRENGSLTSNLYHVV
- a CDS encoding helix-turn-helix domain-containing protein gives rise to the protein MDDNRRYEAFVRNRITELREQKGVSEHRMSLELGKSGSYIRSITNGISMPSLRELFNIMEYFDLTPTLFFAPMDDPDSLRGIIGKKLLALPDEDLEKVAVFLDWIRK